In Lotus japonicus ecotype B-129 chromosome 5, LjGifu_v1.2, one genomic interval encodes:
- the LOC130718717 gene encoding transcription factor bHLH84-like — MEPVGVFPDGEWDFFRRMFAGEEQGYSNFALQNDELNNIGTQFCSAPETGENELMFYSLDAHNSNYSQHISQENSYSSNCSGDTVFNYFSYPDHMLANNYTCGAASMDFCMDENYFASFVPSLLADIAMEENVNNLSEHVGSERLENSADYRHQIQLQLKRKLDVLEPEVPANDKTNNRAESQKKKPRLSKDGQGCMKNSRSKKNLQKLASNGEEAEETTTGSNGQSSCSSITEDDNASMENSVGATSIGKTRASRGSATDPQSLYARKRREKINERLRILQNLVPNGTKVDISTMLEEAVNYVKFLQVQIKLLSSDDMWMYAPLAYNGLDIGLNLNLNSSPPL; from the exons ATGGAACCTGTAGGAGTTTTCCCTGATGGAGAATGGGATTTCTTTAGAAGAATGTTTGCAGGTGAGGAGCAAGGTTACTCAAATTTTGCTCTGCAAAATGATGAACTGAACAACATTGGAACACAATTTTGTTCTGCTCCTGAAACTGGTGAAAATGAGCTCATGTTTTATTCTTTAGATGCTCACAACTCAAACTATTCACAGCACATTTCTCAGGAAAATAGTTACAGTAGCAATTGCAGTGGTGACACTGTCTTCAACTATTTTAGTTACCCTGACCATATGCTAGCAAACAATTATACTTGTGGTGCTGCATCCATGGATTTTTGCATGGATGAGAATTATTTTGCATCTTTTGTCCCATCACTACTTGCTGACATTGCAATGGAAGAGAATGTCAACAACTTGAGTGAGCATGTGGGGAGTGAAAGATTGGAGAATTCTGCTGATTACAGACATCAAATTCAGTTGCAGCTGAAAAGGAAGCTTGATGTGCTAGAACCAGAGGTTCCTGCTAATGATAAAACAAACAACAGAGCTGAGAGTCAGAAGAAAAAACCTCGTCTTTCAAAAGAT GGCCAAGGTTGCATGAAAAATTCAAGGTCTAAGAAGAACCTGCAGAAACTTGCAAGCAATGGAGAGGAGGCAGAAGAGACTACTACAGGATCAAATGGACAAAGCTCCTGTAGTAGCATCACAGAGGATGATAATGCTTCTATGGAAAATAGTGTAGGAGCTACTTCAATTGGAAAGACGCGAGCCAGTAGGGGATCAGCAACAGATCCCCAGAGTCTCTATGCAAGG aaaagaagagagaaaataaatgaGCGACTGAGAATCCTACAGAATCTTGTCCCAAATGGAACAAAG GTTGATATAAGTACAATGCTTGAAGAGGCAGtgaattatgtgaaattttTGCAGGTTCAGATCAAG CTTTTAAGCTCAGATGATATGTGGATGTATGCTCCTCTTGCTTATAATGGACTTGACATTGGGCTCAATCTCAACCTGAACAGTTCTCCACCACTATGA